The window CAAATGAACTCTTTATAAACAAAACTATACAAACTAATATTCTATTCCTTCATCTTTATACCTATCGAAAAACATTCCCGAAAGACTAAAAACAAACCCTTCTCATGCATTCTTTTGTATAATGAATACCGTCCGCACGATGTGTGCTAAGCCTCCGCACAACTCGTGCTAAGCGTTCGCACCATCCATGTTTTTCTATTTTCAAATTGCAACTAACGTATATATCCAATAATAAAAACGATATCCAATGATATAAAAACCTGAACTCGGGATAAGTATCATATCACTCTTCTGTTTGGTTTAGTACAACGGCTCTTTAGACTCAATCTTTTGATTGGGTCTAAAGATAATAATAAAACAGATTACTTTAGAATAATGTAAGCTGTCCCGAATGTTGCTCTATAGTAAAGTCTATGTTCACTGCTGGCTTCTTCTCAAAGAAGCAGTAGGCTGCAATAGCAGAGAGAACATTCATTGCGAAATTAAATATGCTTCTATGCCTTGAATGCACTAATTGAGCTACATTCTTTAGCTCATCATTGATAGTCTCTATTACAGATCTTTTCCTTAGAAGAAGTCTATCATAAAGTGGCATTAGTTTGTTTTTCATGTTACTCCTAATGCCAGTAACTAAATTTATTCCATCATTGAACAATCGCTCAAATAATCCTTGAGAAATGTACCCTTTGTCTGCAAACAATTTACCAAATACATTGTCTGTCAACCTGTTAAATACATTTTCGTCTCGGTCATCAACATTTGCTTTAGTGAGCATAAAGTTTAGAATCTCACCTCTTTCATTACAAATAAGATGTAGTTTGAATCCAAAATACCATCCCATTGTACTCTTACCCCTTGTTGCATAATTTCTAAAAACCTTATTGCGACAAATACGTTTATTATGGCAAACTGGAATACAAGTTGAGTCAATAAAACTAATACCAGTACACCTCCCAAAACAACATATCTGCAGGAACATCATCATCTCTACAGAGACTCTTGCCTCTAATTCAAGAAAACGATTATAAGACAATTGATTTGGAAATAAATCTGCTAAATGCTCTTTTACGAAAAAGGTATAATAGTGACGAAAATTACGATAGGAATTAAAGTGGAAGCAAATTAATATCGTTATGATTTCAGACTTACTCATACGCCACCTGCGATGGCGATGACATCCTTTATTCCTTTCTGAGAGACCTATTTTATCAGTTTCTAACTCAAATTCTTTGCAAAAGTCATCTGCAATACAGAAAATTTCAGTAATTTTGTCCTTGGTAATCATCGTTATGTTTATTGTAAATAATTGATTTTCAACTATAAAGTTACAAAAATATAATGAGATTACCAACTTTTTACAGACATTTCTTATCCCGAGTTCAGGTTATAAAAGGATATAACAATGGCATTCTTTTAAGCCTACAAATTAAGAATCCCACCACAGAGAAACAAGTCATTTCTCTATAGTGGGATTCGTGATAAGACTTATCTTAAAGCCTTCCTATTATTCTTACGCTTATAGATGCAAATCGTGTCCCATACGATCACGCTTAGTTTTCAGATAGCGATAGTCAAACTTGTTTGGAGTAATCTCAATAGGTACATTCTCCTCAATCTCTAAGCCATAAGCCTCAAGACCTACTCGTTTTGTTGGATTGTTTGTTATTAAACGCATCTTATGAACACCAAGATGACGCAACATCTGTGCTCCACAACCATAATCGCGTTCGTCTGGACGGAAACCAAGATGAAGGTTAGCCTCAACTGTATCAAGACCTTGGTCTTGCAACTTATAGGCTGCAATCTTATTCATCAAACCAATGCCACGACCTTCCTGCTGCATATAGATGATAACACCCTTGCCTTCTTTCTCAATCATCTCCATTGCCTTATGAAGCTGTTCACCACAATCACAACGCTGACTACCGAGAATATCACCCGTTGCACATGAAGAGTGCACACGTACAAGTACTGGTTCGTTTTCTTTCCATGTACCCTTGATAAGTGCCATGTGTTCCAAGCCATTTGCTTGACGGAATGGAACCAAGTGAAACATACCATATTGTGTAGGGAGTTCTACTTCCTCACCAACGACAATACTTGTTTCGTTCTTCAGACGATAGGCTATAATGTCCTTGATACTGATAATCTTCATACCCCATTCCTTTGCACGCTTCTGCAAATCAGGCATACGAGCCATCGTACCATCTTCGTTCATAATCTCCATTAACACACCTGCTGGGAAACAACCTGCGAGCTTACAGAGGTCGACAGCGGCTTCAGTATGACCCGAACGACGCAAAACACCATTATCCTGAGCATAAAGTGGATTGACATGTCCAGGACGGCCGAAAGTCTGAGGAGTAGAATTAGGATCAGCCAAAGCCTTAATTGTTTCAGCACGGTCGTGTGTAGACACACCTGTTGAACAGCCTTCTAACTTATCAACCGTAATGGTGAAAGGAGTTCCAAGTACTGATGTGTTATCAGAAACCTGATGAGGCAAATCCAATTCTTCCGCACGTGATATCGTTATAGGAACACAAAGCACACCTCGTGCATTCTTCAACATGAAGTTAACCTTCTCTGGCGTAATCATTTCTGCAGCCATAATAAGGTCGCCTTCATTCTCTCGGTCTTCATCATCTACTACGATAACGAACTTTCCTTCCCGAAAGTCTTTCAGTGCATCCTCGATGCTATCGAGTTTAAAATCTTCCATATAGTTACTGATTTATATTGTTTCTTATCAATAGCCCTTTGCTTCTTCTTTTTCCTTTATACGTTGTATCTCAGCGATAATCGTATCATTACAGCTAATAATAGTACGAAGGTCGCGATAAAGACGTAAGCGGAAACGCCACATTCGGAAGTAGAAGAAAATACCAGCAGGCACTATGACTGCTGCAAGAATGTTCGACCACTTATGATCGAATGGTCTTGTATGTGCCTTTACTGCTAATATTGGGTATTTATTTAATTCTGCCATGATGACTTTATTACGCGTATTGCCTAAGTCCTCTATGACATTTTCAAGTTCATCATTAATCTTTTCAATAACATGATCCGTATGATAGCGGAAGAACACCTTTATAATATTAGGTGCAGACTTCAACCTACGTGTCTTAGCATACTCCGTAATTCTTACGCTCAAATCACTGAGTTGTACTGCAGCCTTGCTATAATCAGGGTCATTTAAGATAACCTCCTTGCTGGCTATACTACGTTTCACACGTAATCCAAACATCTTCATCAACATGTTCTTATACATATCTGCATTGAACACTGCTGAATCATTGTTCGCCTTATAGGTGAAGAAGACTGCCATTGGGATAAGAACAGCCATAGACAATCCTTTACCAAACCATATCGCCCAGTCTCCCTGACGTGACATTCGATAACCAGTATTATCGAGGATATAAAATATAATGAACACGATAACGCTGATAATGATAGGGATACCCAATCCTCCCTTACGGATAATCGCACCAAGTGGAGCTCCGATAAAGAAGAAGATAATACATATCAACGACAAGGTGAACTTGTTAATCGTCTCAATATCATGTAAACGGATTAGCCTATCACCATCGCTGGTTATCATACTCTTAAAGTCGAGGTCGCTAACTTCTTGCTGAACAGTAGACAACGCTTGGTCTATAACATAACGACGCTGGTCTGCAGGAAGCTTTTTAAATACCGAGTCTACATTAAACGCCTTTTCTCCCGACAGCTTAATAGCCTGTTTCTTCTCGGAAGCTTTAAGGTTAGGATCTCGATAATAAACAGTCTGCGCATCCTTATAAAAAGCATTACCCACACTATCATAAACATGCACTAAGGAATCCTTGTCGTGCTGTATCTTCTGAATACTCTTCGTACGAGCATCGTTAGAGATACCAGCCATATCCGTAAGATTGAAGTCTCCATCGAAGTCAAGAACAATATGCTTGTGTGCAAATGTCTCTCGACGATAAGGAACACTGGCACTATTTCCCATTTCTTGTGAGCGCATATTCTCAAACCACTCGCCACTCCATAGGTTCAGAACAAGATGTTTCTTATCTGCTGTAGACTGCAACATACCTGAGTCTGCGAGGATAATAGCCTGATCTTCGTAGCTATCCGTCATTCGGTACACCATAATATTATATAGGTGACCTGTCTTTAAGTCTTTCTTCTCTACATAGAGGTTGGTTTGTGGAATACCATCATAGAAGATTCCTTCTGGGATTTCCAACTCAGGACTTTTCTGCTTCATAGAGATAAGCAGTTGGGCAATATGTTTATGTGCTATTGGTCCTACGTTATTTTGGAAGTAAAAAGAACCAAAAGCGATAAAAATACTAACAACAATCAGTCCTCTAAACGACTGAATCAAAGAGATACCAGCTGCTTTTATTGCTGTCAACTCTGAACTTTCGCCAAGGTTACCATAAGAAATAAGAGATGAAAGAAGAATCGCCAAAGGGAGCGCCTGTGGCACCATCATCAAGCTCATATACCAAAAGAATTGTCCAAGAACGTCCATTGACAATCCTTTTCCAATCAAGTCATCAACATATCGCCACAAGAACTGCATCATCAACACAAACAAGCTGATGAAGAATGTTCCCATGAAAAGCATGCCAAACTGCTTGGCAATGAATATATCTAACTTCTTGATTTGAAACATGATATAATAACGAGGTTCTTATCCTCCCTTATTTTATGTGCGAAGCTATTACGGATAAAAGCAAAGAAATCTTGCTTTTAATCTGTAAAGTGCGACTTACCTTTTGCAAAATTACATAAAAATATCAGAGTAATGGTCTTTTTTAGTATTTTTATTCTTTTACCAGCTTCTTTCCTTTTATAACATCTACCCTCCTCTACCCTTTACTCTTTTGTTTATACATCTTCTCCATAAAGTGCTACAACTTCAAAAGAAGTAACACAGGAAAAGTTCTTTCTTTCTCTACCTGTACAATATACTGAGTAAGCAAAGAATATGATTCCTCTCTTACAACCCCTCTAAACAACAGAATAGAGAATATGAACGGCTACATCAACGTCGTGTCATATACCCTATTCCGATTACAATATATTTATAAAAGATTACATCCCTGTTATACGATGTAGGCGGTCTATATTCTGATTCCAAAGTTGTTCCAACCCTTCCACATCATCATCATCAGCGAAGTCAGTAACCAACAGATGATAATTACCAGCAATCTCGCTATGAAACATCTTCATTTCCCAATAAGAATCACTCTCAGACGAGTCCCAATGAAAACGTATATAATTGTTCTTCACCATTTCGACAACTGTTGCTGTATGTGTATCGTGTTCACGTAGCGGGTCACCCCAAATAAAGGTTGCTACATCTTCATCAATCGTTACTTCATCTGCCAACCATTTCATCAAACCAATTGGTGTACTAATCAGTGCCCACACAGCACTGCCCGAACGTGTTTTCAATTCGTATTCCAGTTCGATTTTCTTACTCATCTTCAATTATTACGTTTAATATTATTCTTTTTACAACTCTCTTTTTCTGCTATCAACGCTTCAAAAACATTCTATTAAAAGACATTCTTCATACAAGTCAGTTTTTAGCAGTTGTACAAATAGTGATTAAAAACAACATGGTCTACTTCATGTTAGAACTACAATTCTCTTTTCATGCGCCATACAGAAGGACATATCTTTAACGAATAAAGCCTCATTTTATTGCCTAAACACCAAACTAACAGATAAATTCGTCAGTAATATCACAAACCAAGAAATGCAGTTATCACACAAAATAACAACATGTTATATAGTCGTTTATTCCTTTTATCAGGTGCAAATATAAAACTTTTTATCGAATATCCGTTAAAAAAACGACTTAATATTTGCGAGTATGATATTTTCTTCATACCTTTGCACCCGCTTTCAAGAACGAAAGTTAAATGGACGGCGGGATAGCTCAGTTGGTTAGAGCGTCGGATTCATAATCCGGAGGTCCGGGGATCGTAGCCCCGTCCCGCTACAAAAAGGTTGATAATCATTATGATTACCAACCTTTTTTGTTTTCTACACAACCCAATGCACGCCTCAATATGAGTTTAAGCAAACAGGAAAGATTTTATTATAAAGCAATTCTTAACTTCATCGTACATACACATATCTTACAAGAATATTTTTATTTCATTTTCCTGTCACTTTTAACACTTCGTTTATTCCTCTGTAAACTAACAAGTTAAGCACATACAACAAATGACAGCAGTGACAGCAAATTGAATTTCAACAATTGCCTAAGCAGCTCTACAAACTAAATGAGTATCCACACTAAATATCTACTGTTCTACGAAAACTTATCAGGAAGTAGCAAATCTTCATAGCGTTCGTAATAGTCCCTACCAATAATTTCTATTACAAACTATCATAAAACTTACAAGGCGAGCCTTTCGACTCGCCTTGTGAATTTAATCAGTAACAGGTTATAAAACCTTATGGAAGGCTGATAGCCTCACTTGGGCAAACTGATGCACAAGTACCACACTCAGTACAAGCGTCTGCATCAATTTTATAGATATCACCCTCAGAGATAGCCTCTACTGGACATTCGTCGATACATGTACCACAAGCGATACAATCATTACCAATTACGTAAGCCATAATATAAATAATTTATAATGTTAATAATGTTCTTGTATTACAAATAGGCTCAATACCTAAATTTGATGATGCAAAGTTAGAAATATTTTTTTAAATACCTAAACATATTGATAAAAATTACAAATATTTAGACGGCATAAAAATAAAAAACACGAAATATTCTATATGTTAACTTACTGATAAATTGACCATTACATAAACTCTTGGAACAATTATAAAAGACAAATCTTCCTCTTTTTGAGTAAAACCTCCTCACCACTCTCTACCTAAAAAAGATGAGAAGCCGTAAAACTCAGACGACATCTTCATTAATATAGACAATAAAACCAAGAGAAATACGTTTGAAGATTAATTATGAAAAGAATTTTAGTAGCCCTCACCCTATTGGCTTCCGTGCTGACAAGCCATGCACAGGAACGAAGAGTACAGAACCGTCCCTATACGGATCTGCGTGAATTCCAT is drawn from Prevotella melaninogenica and contains these coding sequences:
- a CDS encoding IS982 family transposase gives rise to the protein MITKDKITEIFCIADDFCKEFELETDKIGLSERNKGCHRHRRWRMSKSEIITILICFHFNSYRNFRHYYTFFVKEHLADLFPNQLSYNRFLELEARVSVEMMMFLQICCFGRCTGISFIDSTCIPVCHNKRICRNKVFRNYATRGKSTMGWYFGFKLHLICNERGEILNFMLTKANVDDRDENVFNRLTDNVFGKLFADKGYISQGLFERLFNDGINLVTGIRSNMKNKLMPLYDRLLLRKRSVIETINDELKNVAQLVHSRHRSIFNFAMNVLSAIAAYCFFEKKPAVNIDFTIEQHSGQLTLF
- a CDS encoding bifunctional 3,4-dihydroxy-2-butanone-4-phosphate synthase/GTP cyclohydrolase II gives rise to the protein MEDFKLDSIEDALKDFREGKFVIVVDDEDRENEGDLIMAAEMITPEKVNFMLKNARGVLCVPITISRAEELDLPHQVSDNTSVLGTPFTITVDKLEGCSTGVSTHDRAETIKALADPNSTPQTFGRPGHVNPLYAQDNGVLRRSGHTEAAVDLCKLAGCFPAGVLMEIMNEDGTMARMPDLQKRAKEWGMKIISIKDIIAYRLKNETSIVVGEEVELPTQYGMFHLVPFRQANGLEHMALIKGTWKENEPVLVRVHSSCATGDILGSQRCDCGEQLHKAMEMIEKEGKGVIIYMQQEGRGIGLMNKIAAYKLQDQGLDTVEANLHLGFRPDERDYGCGAQMLRHLGVHKMRLITNNPTKRVGLEAYGLEIEENVPIEITPNKFDYRYLKTKRDRMGHDLHL
- a CDS encoding LptF/LptG family permease, translated to MFQIKKLDIFIAKQFGMLFMGTFFISLFVLMMQFLWRYVDDLIGKGLSMDVLGQFFWYMSLMMVPQALPLAILLSSLISYGNLGESSELTAIKAAGISLIQSFRGLIVVSIFIAFGSFYFQNNVGPIAHKHIAQLLISMKQKSPELEIPEGIFYDGIPQTNLYVEKKDLKTGHLYNIMVYRMTDSYEDQAIILADSGMLQSTADKKHLVLNLWSGEWFENMRSQEMGNSASVPYRRETFAHKHIVLDFDGDFNLTDMAGISNDARTKSIQKIQHDKDSLVHVYDSVGNAFYKDAQTVYYRDPNLKASEKKQAIKLSGEKAFNVDSVFKKLPADQRRYVIDQALSTVQQEVSDLDFKSMITSDGDRLIRLHDIETINKFTLSLICIIFFFIGAPLGAIIRKGGLGIPIIISVIVFIIFYILDNTGYRMSRQGDWAIWFGKGLSMAVLIPMAVFFTYKANNDSAVFNADMYKNMLMKMFGLRVKRSIASKEVILNDPDYSKAAVQLSDLSVRITEYAKTRRLKSAPNIIKVFFRYHTDHVIEKINDELENVIEDLGNTRNKVIMAELNKYPILAVKAHTRPFDHKWSNILAAVIVPAGIFFYFRMWRFRLRLYRDLRTIISCNDTIIAEIQRIKEKEEAKGY
- a CDS encoding START-like domain-containing protein codes for the protein MSKKIELEYELKTRSGSAVWALISTPIGLMKWLADEVTIDEDVATFIWGDPLREHDTHTATVVEMVKNNYIRFHWDSSESDSYWEMKMFHSEIAGNYHLLVTDFADDDDVEGLEQLWNQNIDRLHRITGM
- a CDS encoding DUF362 domain-containing protein; the protein is MAYVIGNDCIACGTCIDECPVEAISEGDIYKIDADACTECGTCASVCPSEAISLP